In the genome of Trypanosoma brucei gambiense DAL972 chromosome 11, complete sequence, the window GACACATGCCATATGCCGCCTTTACCGCACTTTGTATAAGTTGCATGCAAAGCAGTTGCATCCAATTCAGCGTGAGTTTGGTGATCGGTTCGTGCAGACGGAGTTTCAGCGTCACATAGACGCAAGCGAGAAGCATGCGCGTATCTTTTATCAATCATGGTATTCGTATGCCGTACAGCTTTTAGTAGGGCAAACCTCTCGGGATATGACGCCCgaagagcaacaacaactgacaccagaacaaaaagagaccATGCGGAGGCTTCGTAGCCACGTACTgcaagcaaaacaaagcgaACCGGGGTTTCACTTGTAAAGGGATTTATTCTGTGAGTCCTGAGATGTACACACGGTGCGACGTATTCGTATGGATAGTTTAGGCTTTGTCCGGCAAGTggcgtccttttttttttttttaatgcttATATTCTAGCAGGTGGTCCGATGCTTCCAGTAGTGTTAATCATATCGCCATCAGTTTAGAAACTCGTTATGTTGGTAAtcattgcattttttttttacgttattgttgttgtcactGTATTACTACCTTATTTAGGCGTCTGCCTATTTACTTCTCTCGCTTCCTATTTTCACACATTCCCAGCAACAGAACTAACTAAACAGAGGAGAGGTTGAatttaaaaagggaaagtagAGGTGGTTCGGTGGGATCCACAATCCCTATAGCAGGTAAGGTGTGGGCACACGTAAGGGGTGAAGTGTAAAAATACACACGTGTATATATTACCAGAGGAAAGAAGCGAAAAGCAACAGTaacagagcaaaaaaaaaaaaggaaacaacgaaATATAAAACTAATTTTGAGTCGAACCAAAGGAACGGTGAGAAGAGAAAACGGAATCATCAGGAAAGTATCTTCCAACGCCAAATATTGCGGGTCCCAGAAAAGCAAGAGAACACGCTTTGTTTCTCTATTGGCCTTATCCTTCGGTATTTCACTGAGGCGGCTCGCCAGTTCTTCGTGGATAGCAGAAAAAGTTCAGAGGGCAGTTTTAGGGGGGCACGCGAGCGAAGTTTCTCCCGAGGGCATTGTGTCACACAAACTGTCAGTGGGCAAGGGATCCACACGGGAACTGGTACGACCAACTGTGCTCATCCGTGTCATCGTTTCGTCTGTGGCAACACAAAAGGCAGAGGGTGGAAAACAAGTGTGTGAGCGAGTGGGGCAACAACAGAGTACAGGAAACTGTTGGAGCTACCGAACATTATCTTGAGGTGTTGCGCGGTTGCCCATCAGGAGACACCTGCGTTGGTGCCTGTACAAAGGGCTGTGGAGCGCACGTTCGACCGATataacatatataaatataaatatatatatatatatatatagggaGCCGAAGGTTATGCGCCGTGCCTCTGTAGCAGTTACCCCCTCCACGTCGTCAGTGTTGGGGGGTGGTGCTTCGACGACGGGTACAGTTGATCCCACCACTGGAACGTCAGGCGCTTCGTGTCAGTCTGTTCCCCGTCTCGCTCATCGAAGTGTTATGGATACTGAAGACGGACTAACTTCGCCAAAGCCTAGACCTCAAGACATTGTAGTGACGAAAAGTAATTCGACGCTGCGTGCATCAGCAGTGCGACCTACACTAGCCGCTTCCTCCGGAGCTCACATTCGTCGGCGACCCCCGTCCGTTCCAGATCGGGTCGTTTCCCCTCACTTTGCCACCCCGGTCTTGTCAACACTCTGGCGAGATATGGTCGAGCACCGCACAGACCCGTCACCGGCACCGCGCTGTTCTCGAAAGCGTCGCTCCACTACATCGGCGACGGCACCACTGGCCCGTATGCCGTCAGCAGTACTACGGGGGAGTGGGGAGCAGTCTCGGGGGAAGGCAGTTGGGCAAATAATAGAGGAGGTGGGGAGGGCTCGGTCACTCCGGCGTGTAACAAACGACAGGAAGGGGGGATCGCTACTCAGCATGCATGCTACAAACACATTCAACGGACAACGACATCTCCTGTCCCCGGTAAAGGGTTCTCTCGGGACTGCACGGCCGCCTATTGTGCTtgatgcaaaacaaaacactcgGTCTCGCTCAATGCGGATGAAGCTGCAGGAGGTGACGCCCAGCAACAATGATGAAATGCGTAAGGAGGTCGTAAGCTGCTACAGGAAATTGTGCGAAGAGGTTGGACAGTCACCACAAGAATCGTGGATTGCCGCTGTTTTGGGCGAAAAGACCGATATTACCTCTGATTCGAATGTGGGCTTACCAATCGGTTATAGATCAACAGCGAATGACAGTGTTTGCGCTAGTGCTAGCGCCAGTGGTAGAAACATTGACCTTTCTCTGAAGCGAATGCCAAGCGGCCCAGCTCTTAGCGCGAAATCACAATCATCTGTGGAGGGGCGACAGAAAAGCAAAGGCACTTCGAAGATTCAGGGATGTTCCACTGTGAAGGCACCATCGATAGCCTCCACAACAAAGTTTACCAATCTAGCTTCTGGAGCGAACGTTTTGCGGGATGAGTCACTGCGACGAATGATAGCATATTGTGATCACCTCCGCCCTTATAGCAGCAAGATGGAACAGTTGAAACAGCGGCGACAGGATGTGAGGGAGTCATTGAACAGATTCCTTGAGGTGTGCAACAAGAAGCAGGATGGTTTGCACGAGGATAGAGCACTCGATTCAGAGCAAGCGGCTGACAACGATAGCTCGAAATCTTTAACCATCAGTGCCCTCCAGTCGCGAGCAGATTCGTTAACTAGCGGTCTTAAGGAGTTACAGCGGTGCAACGTGAGACTACTGTTATGCCTGTCTAACTTATCCTGTGAGGTTAGGAGGCCTTTGGGTTCCATTTCTGGTGATGCAGGGCCCGCGTCTAACGATCAGCAGCAGGAGATAGTGAAGGCTTGCAGTGTGCCAGCTGTGCCCCAGATTCAAAGTGTCCCAAAGGCATCGGCATCCCTGACATCGATTAACCTGCCTACGGGGATCCCTGCCGCTTATCTACACTTCCTTCGCTCGCAGGAGCGTATCATAGTGCAAGAACTCTCGGAGTTGTGTAACCGTGTCCGTTCAGCCTTGGCAGAGGGGACAAACATTTCTACAGCGGATGAAGGACTGCTGGAGACCCCACTGTTCCTTCCTTCGACGTGGTCCGCATCGACCAATAGTGGTCGTGCAGTCAAAGATCGGAAACTGAGCGAACAAAAACTTCAACCGAAAACAGGGGGGAACCTAAGTGCTGCGGCGCGCCGTGCGGTTCATGCGTCGTCAGCCCCCGCCAGCAAACCCCTCACTCGCTTCGCGAGTAGTACGAAAGGTAGTGAACATAACTACAGCACGAGTAGGTGCGCCGATAGTCACAGGACTGTTGATTCTAGCAGCACCACGCATGCATCGGACGTACATTTGCCGTTTGTGGGGGTTGCGTTTGCTGACTGGGCGAATACTAGTGATGACGAGAAGGAGAGCAGCTTGAACAGTACTTATCCTCAGCGAAATGACAGCACTGCCCGCAGTCCTCGACTTGTGATTGGGGGAGGAAAGCGGCGTTTGTCATTTGATACCGCTACCGAAAAGCATATTCGTTCCACCACCTCGGCTAACGGCGCCTTAGCTAACAAATTCTGCCGAGCGAGGTCTTCTGCAGCGGTACTCATGGGCTCGAAGAAGGTAACTCCAAAACTCAATGCGAAAAATGCCTCTCCTACGAGGACGGCAAAGCGGTCGAAGACGAAGCACTCGAAAAAGAGCAGCACGCCGGCCGTCGAAGGTGTTATCACCGCGGCGCAGATAAAGCAAGCCGAAGCTACCTGGGAAACAATCCAAGGACTAGCGCTGCGCAACTCTACGAGTGGGAATTTGGGTAGCCCCACTCAATCATTATCCATACAGTTGGCGACGGTCCCTTCAGCGGTGGATGAGGGACGTGATGGCAACGATATGTCCATAATTGGAGAGAGGGTTAGTCCCGCCGAAGCTGCAGGTGATTTCAGAGCCACTGGACCATCAAATCAAGAGATTTTGAGCACAAGGAAGGAGCAACTGCCACTGCTGGGGAAAGAGTACAACACTCCCGTGTGCCAAGGTGTAGAAGTAACATCCGTGGATGAAAACCACCGGCGGGTTCATGCGGCGCAGGTAATTGAACGCTTTCTGCTCCGTTGTGTGAGGCAGAGGGCCCAACACACCGacaagcagaagaaaaaggggaaggaagagaCGATGGTGAAGGAAACTGAGGCTGCAACCGCAAAACCATTCTCCGCTCCTATGGATAGTGTATTTTTGTGTGGCTCAGAGGCATGCAATCAAATGGCGGCACGCATAGCTCATTGCTGGCGACGATATAAGTCACGATTGGAGATAAAGCAGCTGCAGAAGCAGAGGTGGGAAGATGAacatcagcagcagcggctgcaACACAGAAATGTTATGGCTGCTCGTCTACAGAGTTTCTTCATTGTCAACTTAGCCGTGCGCCGCCGGCGCCGGCTTCTTCAACAGAAGCAAGAGGAAGCGCCAAAGCCTGCTGTGGCGAACTCTACTCATGAAAAGTCCACAAAACCGTCCACACCAAACGCTAAAACGAATAAAGAGAATGGCGGGTCCCCGGCACCGACCATGCGAGAGAGGTTTGACCGAACACGAGAGAAGCGAAAGAGTTTGCTGCGCGACCATCACGATAGGACCGAACTAAGCACAACGAGCAGTAGCGCGTCAACGAAGTCGCACACGGGTGCCCCCATGAAATCTCTTAAAACTCGAACTCAGTCGGCAACATCTCttgtaaaaaataaaagcggCACTAGGGCAACAGCAGTTCCACCGTTACACCTGAAGTCTTCTGGTTTATCGACGCACGCTGCATACAATTACCACCCCGATACAGTAACACTCAAGGTTGGTATGCTACACCGACTTCTTCGTGCACCGAAGCCCCTTGTGTACGCATTGCGTGTCATGTGCAGCCGTTACGAGTCACGGCCTTATTCCGCTTACGATGTCCTTGCCTCGTGCGATTGGCGTACAGTAAAGGATGATGTTGAGGAGGCTGCGGAGCACAACGAGGAGAACAGGGGTAAAGATGGCAACGCGGAGGAAATGGCTGAAACCGCTTCCATTATTAGTGGGAACAGCAGCGTGCATGCGTTCGAGAGCATGATGCCAACTTCCAAACCCAGGTCTAGCGATGACTTGTACCTCCAGATCAAGTCGTATCGAGCTATATATAACTCCCCTTCACTTAAGGTGAAAGGAAATGTGAAAGATGGGAATGGCACACCTTCCTCATTTCTGAATATGTTCTCTACACACCCACCATCAGTTCGCGTGGATAGTTTTGTTGATACGAATGAATTACGGTTTTTAGAACCCATACCCAAGTCGTTGCCGCGACCCTTCGAACACTGGAGTATTGCGCTTTCCCTTCAGCAGCGCGTGTTCACCGCGGCGGCTATCTACGCATGGAAATTAATATTCAGTCACACACCACACGACGACTATAAGCAGCGGATGCTTGACACTAGGGAAGAGCAGGAGGCCCGTCTCGATCGCGTCGAGCAGCGGAATCGCATGATACTCGCGTGTTATTGCGTCCGCTCGGAATCTGAGTGGCTTCGGGAGGCTTCGGCAGATCTCAACTTCGTTGGTCGCATATGGAATCCGAAGCGGTCGCTCGATCCCAATGACCCTGACTTCGAACGGCATTGCCTTGAGACGTATGAGTTTGTGGAGAATTTCCTCTATCAATGCTTTCCCACACTATCAACCCTCGAGGATGTGCCGACATTCCTAATGGGGGCGGGAATTTACTTTATGATGCAAGCAACACTCACCAAGTTGGAGGCTGGAGAGGGAGCGGAGTCATTTGTGGCCGTTGGCCGGTTGGACGAAAATACGTCTTCTTTGAACGCACAGCAACGTGaatgtttatttgtgtacGAGTTTCTCAACCTAATCGACACGCTTTCCTTCTGGCACAGTCAGTCAAAGGGGAAGAGTAATGACGCATCCCCAACGGGGAAGTCGAGCAGCAAACAACCGGGCACCGCGGCGGCTGGGTCAACACAAACAGAGACTAGTGATGATGATTTCATTTCATGGAGGGCACACCTTGAGCGTTCCGTGAACGCTATTTTAGGCGCGTCATCCACTGGAGTTGGCACATCAGCCACGACTGATTCCCTTACAAATTTAGATGGTAATATAACGGATTCATCTGATTGTCCACCAATTCGGTTGGTAAAGTGTCCATCTTCCAATGTTGTAGCGGGTGAAAAAGTTAGCATGGAGCGCTTTTCATTGGCTTACCCGAGTGGTTTCCTTGTGGGTCTCAGTGAGCGTTTGATGCGGTGTTTAGTGGGAGTAAAACTTGATTTGGATGTGTGTGAGGATCTTGATGTGGCCATGTGATGAGGAATCTTGTGTGAggtgcttgcatttttgtttattatgtgTGGTGAGCTCCATGCAACCACCGTGAGGAAATTGAGGGAGATAATGCTGTTAAATGTGCTCAAACTCCGGTGGCCTCCATGGGTCAGTTTCCAGTTGTGAAGAGggtatttttcctttcttctacCGCGCTCCGATGGATAAAAAGTTTTTTGtctgacaacaacaacaacaacaatgacaattaaaaaaaagtcttAGTGGGACCATCAAAGGCACCCCACATACATGCACACAACTGCTTTGTGAAGGGCACGCAAAGGCAGTCGGCGTAAATGGAGAGTGAAcggaaaggagaggagaataatatacaataaaaacaaatataaggGCGTGAGCAGAAACGATAGCAAGCTGTTGAATGAAACAATAAAGTGGCGTGCATGTATGTACATTTCGCACGCACGTAAATAttcatacacatacatagtGGGGAGGGGAGTTATGATGCTGGAGTTAGGGTGACGAGGCTATAGggagtgaagaaaataaggagaGAGAATGAAGAATATAtagatacatatatatatatatatatatatatatatatatcaaggGGGAAATGGTGAGGAATCTGTgcttgaggaaaagaaattaaaacgGCTACCGATGGTGGTgctctgttttcttttttgtgtttgttgttttcttgtgcgtatatgtatttgtatgcaAATCTCACCGACTCTCAGAGTTTTGCATCACGATGATTCTATTTACTGCAATGCATAATGTTTATGCCGGCGGTTTGTAATTGGATAGGGGCACCTGCGGTTTAAagagaggggagaaaaagacaTTTCTCAGAGAATAGTAacgttttcttccacttgtaTGTAGATGCTTCTCATTTTCGTCCGGCATTGTTTTCAATTCGCTTTTCTCCGTGgagatccttttttttttttgctgggATTACTTCCGGTATCCTTTGCTTACTTCTCCTTTATATCTAGCAGGTGCTTCTCATTTCGATGCGTTTGTTTTCCGTGTTAGACTCTCTTCtttgattgattgattgattgtttgtttttttcttctcttttcctctttgcgcCTCTGGCATGTATTATCCACTTGTGATTGGACTGTGTTCGTGggattgttattgttgtggtGTCGACTGCTTAGTTTCATGTAGTGGAACTTTGCTTTTAGGAGGAATTTGAATATTATTTACACCGTTTTCTTGCTGCACATTAGCCGCTACTTCAGCACCTCGTAAATAAGGTGCTTACATACATGATAGGCAATGTGGAGATCAACGTTTCACCCGGTATGTtttcgcatttttttttcctttcgcaTCCACTTTTAttcgttttttcttgctACCCCCTAttccttttcattcattcattcatccatccatccatccattcaacttccttctttcttgtgCTCTTATATTTGTCCACTTTACGTCCTCTTTACgcgctttatttttcttttatgtttcttttgctgATGATTCCCAGCCCCATTTGTTCTATTTTCCCTCAAATCCGGCTTTACTCCTCTGTGAAGGCAATGTTGGTTTGAAGGATGTGAAAATATATGCAGTTGGGAGGAAAGTTTTTCATTTATCTTCCTCTAAGTTGTTTGGTACGCTTTCCTCAaccgctgctgccattgATATTTactctttcccccccccctcccttcattttttccccatgcCTTGTTCTAAATTTATATTTCTGTGTATTTATAACGCGTAacatcttttctcttttctatactctttttccttttctttttttgcttcatccCTGCTTTACTAGAGGTTGATAGAACCTTCGtaacctcctcctccctaaGCGCAGTTTCACTCACTCGCACAAAATATTAGAGAGGAGACTAACGTATTGCAAAGGCTTCCAGTGGTGCTGAAGCTTACGGAACATTATTCCAGCGAAAAATTGGAGTTATACACATAACtgaaacgaaacaaagaattaaaaaagcaacgaaggaagaaagggtgtCTTGACTTGCGCCCGTAATTCATCCGGCGATCGCTCAATAAATCACGTATTGAattgtttcccctctttcttcgtTTGCAGGCTGTGACGAGTCGTGGGCGGGCCGTCTAACCGGCTTCTCTAATCACAAGTGTAAACGCCGCATAGTACGATACGAATTGTAGCCGAgtagccaaaaaaaaaaaaaagaacagcaaAAAGGAGCACGTCTCGAAGTTTCAGTCGCGTAAAAAAGTGTAAGCGAATTCTACAACGTAATGCTTCGAGCTTCTGTGTTGCTGCTTAAGTCAAGCATACGAACATCAGGATTGCTTTTACCATGGAAAATACGACCAGTGGCGGATACAATGGAGCGAAGAGATGCGTGGAAAGAGTTGGAGCAACTTCTCACTAGCATTACACGACTGAGTAATGAGGAAGCGATAGAGAAGATGACCGAATTTTGTCCACGGCTTGCGATTTGTGATATTGAATACCCCGTCGAGACGCTACAACGCAAACGGCGGCTGGAGGAGCGGCGGATGTTGAGGCAACACCACGAAAATCGTAGTCGCAATGGtaagaagaagggggagcGTGAGCAGGTGACAGAAACCGTTACGTTAGCAGACGATGAAGCCACTCGGaaattgatgaagagcaccTTACGTATATTGGTTGCAAGGGCTCAAAAAAACTCTGGAACCAGCGACCGGGAGGTGGTGCGGgacaaaatgaagaaatccTCCTCAAAGATTATCGTTTCTTCATCCAGTGCCACACCTGCTCCCCTTCCGAGTAAAAGCAACGAGGGGAAGCGTAGCGGGGCCGACAAAAAGGCGAACAGAGGCGAGGTTGATGGAACCCAAAACTCCaaacgaaaaggagaagTTGAAAAATCAAGTGATTTGGTGAGTTCCCccacaaccacaaccactgcagcagcagcagcagcaatgaatgtttcttcctcttctacTTTTCCTTCTGGGGAAACTCCGTTTAGGGCTTCATCAACTGCATCCACTGCAGGAGTAAAAGGTGCGGATACATcgagtggtggtggtggtagcGCATGCAAAACGGGGAAAGGTAAGTAGATAAAAGGTTGGGATTGTTTCGGTGTGTTAACAATCAGTTGAACACTagactgcaaaaaaaaaaaaaaagaagagcttGAAAGATATGGAGGGatggagagagaaaaatggGGCTGGAAACGGGGGAATGAAAATGCAGATCATGGTGTGATGACacaagagaggaaaaaaaaaagaagaaagtggaaAAGGGCGACGCTGTGCGAAACCCAGGTGTTAGGGTTGGTTAACTGTTGGAACTTTCACAAGTTtttgaaaatgaggaaaggtGTAAATTGTAACTCCTTCCGTCTCCGTATGGTTCCCACTAGTGTGCATATGTATACGCCTTTGTGGTGCGTCTCTCTGCCATGAACCGAAAGTAAAAGGGGGTGAGGCCGTGTTGTAGTTATTCACTTTCAGTGTGTGCTCTAACTTAAATATATAAcgcctctttttctcatcattcttcccctttccacaCATGTACGgatgagtgaagaaaaaaagggggagtttgtttgtttgcctttGTGAGTGGTGACCAGAGGGGACAGTTAGAAACCCTGCGCAGTGTTGCTTTCAGTTCCTCTTTGCATCTCCTCCATCTCTCCACTGTGATTATGTTTCAAGGAGGCATTCTGTTTGGAGGGAACAAAACCGATGGTTTCATTTTCAATATGGGATGAAACGTTTAAACAATTATGAAACCTCAAAGATCGAaagtatatacatacacacctTTGCGCTTGGGGTGGAAAGatagaaggaaatgaaggccGTGCATTGAGTCGTTGTGTCACCGCCtaactttcccccctccctccaatATTTGAGGTGGTGTAAATGActtctcccttcttccctcATCCATGGTGATGTGTTTTACCATACTTCAGCcgtgtatttttgttttgttttacctcAATTAATTCTCAAaaccaaaagaagaaaagaaagacgagACGGTGAAAAGGCGACCGAGACACGTGTGTTCAGTTAACGCATTGGCTTCTCACGATATGAAGAATCGTTTACGTTCTCTTAGATAAGGCTTCACGTACACGCAGAACGCCACCATCGAAGAAAAggcggtaaaaaaaaaaaagagaagggaagagaagagaaattgGGAGAAACTACTCTACCACTTTGTTCGTGAATCGATTGCTCAGCTTCTTTATCActacttttcttccctcctttattTCGCAATTTACTCATGTACACTCTTTTTTTACAGCCACCGCTGAAGGAAAGGATAGAGGGGCAGAGCTGGCGAGTCATATAGTTAGTTGccaaacaaatataacatGACCGTCTGCTTCAAATGCAAGTCAGCGTCAGCGGTGGTATGTAGCCGTGACGGGCCCACTAAAAGTTACTGTTCTTCATGCTTCACAGATTTTTGCACCCGCCTCACGCGGGACTCGCTTTTCCGCAATTGCGGACTACCGTGCGATGAGCCGGTGGTAGTTGCCGTATCGGGAGGTTTTAGTTCCATGATGCTATTGCACCAACTCGGGATACTGCGGACGCAAAATCGCATAAGACAAGGTGAAGGGCGTGTGACATTTGAACTCATTCCGCTGCACTTACGTGAAGAAGAACTTATGGCGCCAACCCAGCAGGGCCCCGTTAATGCGTTTGCGGATGAAGGTGATGATGCCCGTCAGGAAAACGGGAGGTATTGTCATACATTTTCTGAGGTGAAGGAACAGTTTGAAGAACTGGAGTGCCTGGTGCGCACGCAATGCGAACAGTGGGAATTTGCAAGCACCCCGCTATTCACAGCGGATGAAGTACAGATCGTGCAGTACAGTGATTATTTATCGCCTGATGAACTACGTGGACTCCGGGAGGTGTTGCACCACCCGCGTATTCCGCTTTCGCACCGTGAACTTCTCTACAGGCGATTGCGTGGACGCATTCTGACCGTTGCAGCGGTTG includes:
- a CDS encoding T. brucei spp.-specific protein, with the translated sequence MIGNVEINVSPGMFSHFFFLSHPLLFVFSCYPLFLFIHSFIHPSIHSTSFFLVLLYLSTLRPLYALYFSFMFLLLMIPSPICSIFPQIRLYSSVKAMLV